A genomic segment from Ramlibacter agri encodes:
- a CDS encoding xanthine dehydrogenase family protein molybdopterin-binding subunit — MSTDIAQRFGSGQSVRRLEDDGLLKGVGQYTDDLQPAGQLRLVFVRSPYPHAKITSVDTANAASMPGVRKVVTGEELAAAGVKPIPSMPAMPDGSPVKTAPRLVLARERVRYVGEPVALVVAETLQQARDAAEAVWVEYEELPHVTDLTQAAEAGAPEVYEGAGTNIAAQLRHGDAQACDAAFGQAAHVVKLEIVNQRVSALTIEPRSVLAWIADDGRLTMRMSTQMPSGVKTSITQDILDLAPEQVRVTVGDVGGGFGMKTGIYPEDAAVAWASWTLKKPVKWVADRSEEFLSSFHGRDQRARAELALDREGKILGLRLRTLASTGAYATATGMLIPLLIGPWVQTSIYHVPVIDFQLQAVLTNTASTGAYRGAGRPEAIFIMERLMDESARQLGIDRIELRRRNFIQPAQMPYTSPMGQIYDVGEFEKIMEEGLDLADWSGFEKRAAQSKAQGKIRGLGISTFLEWTGGNVLTERVTVDIQADGVIEVFSAVNQMGQGIATTLAQLVVDAFGVPMDKVRVVLGDTDRGEGFGSAGSRSIFTGGSALKLGSDKALDQARELAGKELEASAADLEYAAGRFTVKGTDLGIGLFEVAAKQPRGHIFVEHTNTVAGPSWPNGCHVSEVEIDPATGSVQVVKYSSVNDVGRVVNPMIVRGQLDGGAVQGIGQALLEQMVYDRDSGQPVTGSLMDYAAPRADVVACEFVTEMNETVPCTNNPLGVKGVGELGTIGAAPSVVNAVADALARAGRKDAARSLQMPLTAPKVWGMLNGV, encoded by the coding sequence ATGAGCACCGACATCGCGCAACGCTTCGGCAGCGGCCAGTCCGTCCGCCGCCTCGAGGACGACGGCCTGCTGAAGGGCGTGGGCCAGTACACGGACGACCTGCAACCCGCCGGCCAGCTGCGGCTGGTGTTCGTGCGATCGCCGTACCCGCACGCGAAGATCACGTCCGTCGACACCGCCAACGCGGCGTCCATGCCGGGCGTGAGGAAGGTGGTGACGGGCGAGGAGCTGGCTGCGGCCGGCGTCAAACCCATTCCCTCGATGCCCGCCATGCCCGATGGCTCGCCGGTGAAGACGGCGCCGCGCCTCGTGCTGGCGCGCGAGCGGGTGCGCTACGTGGGCGAGCCGGTGGCGCTGGTCGTCGCCGAGACGCTGCAGCAGGCGCGCGATGCGGCGGAAGCGGTGTGGGTGGAATACGAGGAGCTGCCGCACGTCACCGACCTCACGCAGGCGGCGGAAGCCGGTGCGCCCGAAGTGTACGAAGGCGCGGGCACCAACATCGCTGCGCAGCTGCGGCACGGCGATGCCCAGGCCTGTGATGCCGCCTTCGGCCAGGCCGCGCACGTGGTCAAGCTGGAGATCGTCAACCAGCGCGTGAGCGCACTGACGATCGAGCCGCGCTCGGTCCTTGCCTGGATCGCGGACGATGGTCGCCTCACGATGCGCATGAGCACGCAGATGCCCTCCGGCGTCAAGACGTCGATCACGCAGGACATCCTGGACCTGGCGCCGGAACAGGTTCGGGTCACGGTGGGCGACGTCGGTGGCGGCTTCGGCATGAAGACCGGCATCTATCCGGAAGACGCGGCCGTCGCCTGGGCCTCGTGGACCTTGAAGAAGCCGGTGAAGTGGGTGGCCGATCGCAGTGAGGAATTCCTGTCCTCCTTCCACGGCCGCGACCAGCGTGCGCGCGCGGAGCTGGCGCTGGACCGCGAGGGCAAGATCCTCGGGCTGCGCCTGCGCACGCTCGCCAGCACCGGCGCCTATGCGACGGCCACCGGCATGCTGATCCCGCTGCTGATCGGGCCCTGGGTGCAGACCAGCATCTACCACGTGCCGGTGATCGACTTCCAGCTGCAGGCGGTGCTGACCAACACCGCATCGACCGGTGCGTACCGCGGCGCCGGCCGGCCGGAGGCGATCTTCATCATGGAGCGTCTCATGGACGAGAGCGCGCGCCAGCTCGGCATCGATCGCATCGAGCTGCGCCGCCGCAACTTCATCCAGCCCGCACAGATGCCGTACACCAGCCCGATGGGGCAGATCTACGACGTCGGCGAGTTCGAGAAGATCATGGAAGAGGGCCTGGATCTGGCCGACTGGAGCGGTTTCGAGAAACGCGCCGCGCAGAGCAAGGCACAAGGAAAGATCCGTGGGCTGGGCATCTCCACCTTCCTCGAATGGACCGGCGGCAACGTGCTGACCGAGCGCGTCACGGTGGACATCCAGGCCGACGGCGTCATCGAGGTGTTCTCCGCCGTCAACCAGATGGGGCAGGGCATCGCGACCACGCTGGCGCAGCTGGTGGTGGACGCCTTCGGCGTGCCCATGGACAAGGTGCGCGTGGTGCTGGGCGACACCGATCGCGGCGAAGGCTTCGGCAGCGCGGGTTCGCGCTCCATCTTCACCGGCGGCTCGGCGCTGAAGCTCGGCTCCGACAAGGCGCTGGACCAGGCGCGCGAGCTCGCGGGCAAGGAGCTGGAGGCTTCGGCGGCTGACCTCGAATATGCCGCCGGGCGCTTCACGGTCAAGGGCACCGACCTCGGCATCGGCCTGTTCGAGGTGGCGGCGAAGCAGCCGCGGGGCCACATCTTCGTCGAGCACACCAACACCGTGGCCGGACCGAGCTGGCCCAATGGCTGCCATGTGAGCGAGGTGGAGATCGATCCCGCCACCGGCAGCGTGCAGGTGGTGAAGTACTCGAGCGTCAACGACGTCGGCCGCGTGGTGAACCCGATGATCGTGCGCGGCCAGCTCGATGGCGGCGCGGTGCAGGGCATCGGCCAGGCGCTGCTGGAGCAGATGGTCTACGACCGCGACAGCGGCCAGCCGGTGACCGGCAGCCTGATGGACTATGCGGCGCCGCGCGCCGACGTGGTGGCGTGCGAGTTCGTCACGGAGATGAACGAGACCGTGCCCTGCACCAACAACCCGCTGGGGGTGAAGGGCGTAGGCGAACTGGGCACCATCGGCGCCGCGCCCAGCGTGGTGAACGCAGTGGCCGATGCGCTGGCGCGGGCGGGCCGGAAAGACGCAGCGCGGTCGCTGCAGATGCCGCTGACCGCGCCGAAGGTGTGGGGGATGTTGAACGGCGTCTAG
- a CDS encoding MarR family winged helix-turn-helix transcriptional regulator, translating to MSETLGYLLGRANHALYKDFDQQLRAAGLSMLEWRVLAALHGSEPLTVSQLAHEVLSKQPTVTKLVQRMADQGWVELLADPADQRRTLVDASPAGRKLARPLLDKARNHEAQMLRALAAPEQAALKKLLAKLAARAA from the coding sequence ATGAGCGAAACGCTGGGCTATCTCCTCGGGCGGGCGAACCACGCCCTGTACAAGGATTTCGACCAGCAACTGCGGGCCGCCGGACTGAGCATGCTCGAGTGGCGGGTGCTCGCCGCGCTGCACGGCAGCGAACCGCTGACGGTGAGCCAGCTCGCGCACGAGGTGCTGTCCAAGCAGCCCACGGTGACCAAGCTGGTGCAGCGCATGGCCGACCAGGGCTGGGTGGAACTGCTGGCCGATCCGGCGGACCAGCGCCGCACCCTGGTCGATGCCAGTCCGGCCGGCCGCAAGCTGGCGCGGCCGCTGCTGGACAAGGCACGCAACCACGAGGCGCAGATGCTGCGCGCACTGGCGGCGCCGGAGCAGGCGGCGTTGAAGAAGCTGCTGGCAAAGCTGGCCGCAAGGGCCGCGTAA
- a CDS encoding D-amino acid dehydrogenase, with protein MKTLVLGAGIIGISTAWHLAERGHEVIVVDRQPDAGLETSFANGAQISVSYCEPWANKHAPAKLVKWMFSKEAPLLFRPRLDWQQWRWGLAFLGQCNDAAFERNVQQLVALGNYSHAALKDVVSATGIEYQRLERGIAHFYTDQKAFDDAGSAAELMQKHGVNRKVVSRDELFAIEPTFRNFDRIVGGTFTASDESGDARVFTQKLAQLCAARGVQFLYGRDIERLETAAGTIAAVHVRDRATGVAQRLAADEVVVALGSYTAPLLRQVGVSLPIYPGKGYSATFKLKKPADAPFVSTIDDEVKVAMSRLGDTLRVAGTIEVSGWDATLNSAVSQARCRMLAERVEKILPGVCDTRLPEEGGDPQFWTGLRPATPTNIPYIGRTKVQGLWVNAGHGTLGWTHGAGSGKAMAELIGGRQPRMAFDFYGYGKGERRYEGALVNA; from the coding sequence ATGAAGACCCTCGTCCTCGGCGCCGGCATCATCGGCATCAGCACCGCCTGGCATCTCGCCGAGCGCGGCCATGAAGTCATCGTCGTGGATCGCCAGCCGGATGCCGGCCTGGAGACCAGCTTCGCCAACGGCGCGCAGATCTCGGTGAGCTACTGCGAGCCCTGGGCCAACAAGCATGCGCCCGCCAAGCTCGTCAAATGGATGTTCAGCAAGGAAGCGCCGCTGCTGTTCCGCCCGCGGCTGGACTGGCAGCAATGGCGCTGGGGCCTCGCCTTCCTGGGCCAGTGCAATGACGCGGCTTTCGAGCGCAACGTGCAGCAGCTGGTGGCGCTGGGCAACTACAGCCATGCCGCGCTGAAGGACGTCGTCTCTGCCACGGGCATCGAGTACCAGCGGCTCGAGCGCGGCATCGCGCACTTCTACACCGACCAGAAGGCCTTCGACGACGCCGGTTCGGCCGCCGAACTGATGCAGAAGCACGGCGTGAACCGCAAGGTCGTCAGCCGCGACGAGCTGTTCGCCATCGAGCCGACCTTCCGCAATTTCGACCGCATCGTCGGCGGCACTTTCACCGCCAGCGACGAAAGCGGTGACGCCCGCGTGTTCACGCAGAAGCTGGCCCAGCTGTGTGCGGCGCGCGGAGTCCAGTTCCTCTACGGACGCGATATCGAGCGCCTCGAGACCGCCGCCGGCACGATCGCCGCTGTGCATGTGCGCGATCGCGCGACCGGCGTGGCGCAACGGCTCGCCGCCGACGAAGTGGTCGTCGCCTTGGGCTCCTACACGGCGCCGTTGCTGCGCCAGGTGGGCGTGAGCCTGCCGATCTATCCCGGCAAGGGCTACAGCGCCACCTTCAAGCTGAAGAAGCCGGCCGACGCGCCCTTCGTCAGCACCATCGACGACGAGGTGAAGGTGGCGATGAGCCGCCTCGGCGACACGCTGCGCGTGGCCGGCACGATCGAGGTGTCGGGCTGGGACGCGACTTTGAACAGCGCGGTTTCGCAAGCGCGTTGCCGAATGCTGGCCGAACGCGTGGAGAAGATCCTGCCGGGCGTCTGCGACACGCGCCTGCCGGAAGAAGGCGGCGATCCGCAGTTCTGGACCGGCCTGCGTCCGGCCACGCCGACCAATATTCCCTACATCGGCCGCACCAAGGTGCAAGGCCTGTGGGTGAACGCCGGCCACGGCACCCTGGGCTGGACCCACGGCGCCGGCTCCGGCAAGGCGATGGCCGAACTGATCGGCGGCCGGCAGCCGCGGATGGCGTTCGACTTCTACGGGTACGGGAAGGGCGAGCGGCGCTACGAAGGCGCACTGGTCAACGCCTAG
- a CDS encoding LysR family transcriptional regulator — MLQLRQLKTFLAAAETLSFTRAAERVHLSQPSVTEQVQALEQLLGQPLFIRTNNKLALTAAGEHLAARGRELLALADETLAAVRDNTSAGAGEVRVAAPQTLCAALLAPLVAELAGEHPAACVILLECDSRATEQAVLEGRADFGLLHGWPVSSELQAQELLRDQPVALLAAGHPLAGESELDAEALVAFPVLLTPPGCRYRAYAETLLLGARVRPQIAGEAGDVYSLARMVAAGAGVAVLPRLAVQAAAASLDVEARALRGAEAGLAICLVSSPRRALRPAAAAFARMVRAAAASDEPMPTLDVQHRAGGVAIRQ; from the coding sequence ATGCTGCAGCTCCGCCAACTGAAGACCTTCCTGGCCGCGGCCGAAACCCTGAGCTTTACCAGGGCCGCCGAACGCGTGCACCTGTCGCAACCCAGCGTGACGGAGCAGGTGCAGGCGCTGGAGCAGTTGCTGGGGCAGCCCTTGTTCATTCGCACGAACAACAAGCTGGCGCTGACCGCCGCAGGCGAACACCTGGCCGCGCGGGGGCGCGAGCTGCTGGCGCTGGCGGACGAGACGCTGGCGGCCGTGCGCGACAACACGTCTGCGGGCGCGGGAGAGGTGCGCGTGGCGGCGCCGCAGACCCTGTGCGCGGCCCTGCTGGCGCCGCTGGTCGCGGAACTGGCGGGCGAGCATCCGGCCGCGTGCGTCATCTTGCTGGAGTGCGACTCCCGCGCGACCGAGCAGGCCGTCCTGGAGGGCCGAGCGGACTTCGGCCTGCTGCACGGCTGGCCGGTCAGCAGCGAGCTGCAGGCGCAGGAGCTCTTGCGAGACCAGCCGGTGGCCTTGCTGGCCGCGGGGCACCCGCTCGCCGGCGAGAGCGAGCTGGACGCCGAGGCGCTGGTCGCGTTCCCCGTCTTGCTGACGCCGCCCGGTTGCCGCTACCGCGCTTACGCCGAGACCTTGCTGCTGGGCGCGCGCGTCCGCCCGCAGATCGCCGGCGAGGCCGGTGACGTGTACAGCTTGGCGCGCATGGTGGCGGCGGGCGCCGGCGTCGCCGTGCTTCCGCGGCTGGCGGTGCAGGCAGCCGCGGCGTCGCTTGACGTCGAAGCGCGCGCCTTGCGCGGTGCCGAGGCCGGCCTGGCCATCTGCCTGGTCTCGTCGCCGCGGCGGGCGCTGCGTCCCGCTGCGGCCGCCTTCGCGCGCATGGTGCGCGCCGCGGCTGCGTCAGACGAGCCGATGCCCACCCTCGACGTGCAGCACCGTGCCGGTGGTGTAGCCATTCGCCAATAG
- a CDS encoding GntR family transcriptional regulator: MAEAPQPLYARLRDELRAGILDGRLLPHAKLLSESEMTAAYGVSRITVRQALSDLQKEGLIVRLQGKGAFVSQAQAAPQLNRLEGLAESLAAQGQAVHSKRLAMKALRAPAEVAAALGLAPRSEVYQLSTLRYLDRQPLSVNVSHFIPGLGERVARIDLSGRDLIDVLERELRLRVGRADVEIRAEAMPAKEAKLLQVGAGVPALRVQRVIRSEDGAPLQTENALYRADIFSYKLSLSR, encoded by the coding sequence ATGGCTGAGGCGCCGCAACCCCTCTATGCCCGGCTGCGCGACGAGCTGCGCGCCGGCATCCTCGACGGCCGCTTGCTGCCGCATGCCAAGCTGCTGTCCGAAAGCGAGATGACGGCGGCCTATGGCGTCAGCCGCATCACGGTGCGGCAGGCGCTGTCGGACCTGCAGAAGGAAGGCCTGATCGTGCGGCTGCAGGGCAAGGGCGCCTTCGTCTCGCAGGCGCAGGCCGCGCCGCAGCTCAATCGCCTGGAAGGCCTGGCGGAATCGCTGGCCGCGCAGGGCCAGGCGGTGCACAGCAAGCGGCTGGCGATGAAGGCGCTGCGCGCGCCGGCGGAGGTGGCGGCGGCCTTGGGCCTGGCGCCACGCAGCGAGGTCTACCAGCTCAGCACCTTGCGCTACCTGGACCGGCAGCCGCTCTCGGTGAACGTCTCGCACTTCATCCCGGGCCTGGGGGAGCGCGTGGCCCGCATCGACCTGTCCGGGCGCGACCTGATCGACGTGCTGGAACGCGAGCTGCGCCTGCGCGTGGGCCGCGCCGACGTGGAGATCCGCGCGGAGGCCATGCCGGCGAAGGAGGCGAAGCTGCTGCAGGTGGGCGCGGGCGTGCCGGCGCTGCGGGTGCAGCGGGTGATCCGCTCCGAGGATGGCGCGCCGCTGCAGACGGAGAACGCGCTCTATCGGGCGGACATCTTCAGCTACAAGCTGAGCCTGTCACGCTGA
- a CDS encoding serine hydrolase domain-containing protein, translating into MRIRALLPALALAALAAHAEPDAERLGADAGYPPGDSRTCAQERYRVACWSALDHVRGMQVRRVAPSAAPLPLPAMANPPAIRYRFRNLEYTLDEYLERQRATGILVLKDGQVVVERYRYGRQPDAHFLSFSMAKSVTSLLVGAALERGAIASLDDPADKYARSLQGSAYGGTSIRDLLHMSSGLTFSERYDGHDDVARMGLAFATAPDGNLSVLRSISERHDPPGAVFRYASAETEVLGRVLAGATGKTLAELTQDWLWQPLGAESEAFWRIGRDGQEGASGWFNATLRDWGRLGLLLALDGRAGERQVVGRDYLLAATDAAHQPEPFRPGYQGRGYGYGYQFWLLPYRERSFALQGVYGQGVFVQPASGIVMVVTSVWKDPSAQQDPAPAAERAALWRGVLRSLGGAAD; encoded by the coding sequence ATGCGAATCCGCGCGCTGCTGCCGGCCCTGGCGCTCGCCGCGCTGGCAGCGCACGCGGAGCCGGACGCCGAGCGCCTCGGCGCCGATGCCGGCTACCCGCCGGGCGACAGCCGCACCTGTGCCCAGGAGCGTTACCGCGTCGCCTGCTGGTCCGCGCTGGACCATGTGCGGGGCATGCAGGTGCGGCGCGTGGCGCCCTCCGCCGCGCCGCTGCCGCTGCCCGCGATGGCGAATCCGCCGGCCATCCGCTATCGGTTCCGCAACCTCGAATACACGCTGGACGAGTACCTGGAGCGCCAGCGCGCCACCGGCATCCTGGTCCTGAAGGACGGCCAGGTCGTCGTCGAGCGCTATCGCTACGGGCGCCAGCCCGACGCGCACTTCCTGTCCTTCTCGATGGCCAAGAGCGTGACCTCGTTGCTGGTTGGCGCGGCGCTGGAGCGCGGAGCCATCGCTTCGCTGGATGACCCGGCCGACAAGTACGCGCGTTCCCTGCAAGGCAGCGCCTATGGCGGCACGTCCATTCGCGACCTGCTGCACATGTCCTCGGGCCTGACCTTCAGCGAACGCTACGACGGGCATGACGACGTCGCGCGCATGGGCCTGGCCTTCGCCACGGCGCCCGATGGCAATCTCTCCGTGCTGCGCAGCATCAGCGAGCGCCACGATCCGCCTGGCGCGGTGTTCCGCTACGCCAGCGCCGAGACCGAGGTGCTGGGGCGTGTGCTCGCAGGCGCCACCGGCAAGACCCTGGCGGAGCTGACGCAGGACTGGCTGTGGCAGCCGCTGGGCGCCGAGAGCGAAGCCTTCTGGCGCATCGGCCGCGATGGCCAGGAGGGCGCGTCCGGCTGGTTCAATGCCACGCTGCGCGACTGGGGCCGCCTGGGCCTGCTGCTGGCGCTCGATGGCCGCGCCGGCGAGCGGCAGGTGGTCGGACGCGACTACCTGCTGGCGGCCACCGATGCGGCGCACCAGCCCGAGCCCTTTCGCCCCGGCTACCAGGGCCGTGGCTATGGCTATGGCTACCAGTTCTGGCTGCTGCCTTATCGCGAGCGCAGCTTCGCGCTGCAGGGCGTGTACGGCCAGGGCGTGTTCGTGCAGCCGGCAAGTGGCATCGTGATGGTGGTCACGTCCGTGTGGAAGGATCCCAGCGCGCAGCAGGACCCGGCGCCGGCCGCGGAGCGCGCCGCTCTCTGGCGCGGCGTGCTGCGCTCGCTGGGCGGCGCGGCCGATTGA
- a CDS encoding alpha/beta fold hydrolase gives MTTVPAFTTLGGGPTVLMLHGVAGGHLAFAPQVETLASAGYRAVAWDMPGYGHSAPIEPYTFKGLAQSCIALIEALKCERVVLLGQGLGGMVAQEVVARRPELVDKLVLCGTWAAFDLPQPEAFVAERVAPLDAGQGMEQIAQLEVPQMVGPGALPEGVRLAKHCMGQVPAATYRRALECMVTFDRRANLANILVPTLVLAGEHDPLAPPAAMKRMADAIPYSTFLELKGVGQLQNLEAPDDFDGMLLNFLALPAQLLH, from the coding sequence GTGACCACCGTCCCCGCGTTCACGACACTGGGTGGCGGGCCCACCGTGCTGATGCTGCACGGCGTGGCCGGCGGCCACCTGGCCTTTGCGCCGCAAGTAGAGACCCTCGCCAGCGCCGGCTACCGCGCCGTCGCCTGGGACATGCCGGGCTACGGCCACAGCGCACCGATCGAACCCTATACCTTCAAGGGCCTGGCCCAGAGCTGCATCGCGCTCATCGAAGCGCTGAAGTGCGAACGCGTGGTGCTGCTCGGGCAGGGCCTGGGTGGCATGGTGGCGCAGGAGGTCGTGGCGCGCCGGCCCGAGCTGGTGGACAAGCTGGTGTTGTGCGGCACCTGGGCCGCCTTCGACTTGCCGCAGCCCGAAGCCTTCGTCGCCGAACGGGTCGCGCCGCTCGATGCGGGCCAGGGCATGGAACAGATCGCGCAACTGGAGGTGCCGCAGATGGTGGGCCCCGGCGCGCTGCCGGAAGGCGTGCGGCTGGCCAAGCATTGCATGGGCCAGGTCCCTGCGGCCACCTACCGGCGCGCGCTGGAATGCATGGTCACCTTCGACCGCCGCGCCAACCTGGCCAACATCCTGGTGCCCACGCTGGTGCTCGCCGGCGAGCATGACCCGCTGGCGCCACCGGCAGCGATGAAGCGCATGGCCGATGCCATCCCCTACAGCACTTTCCTGGAGCTGAAGGGCGTCGGCCAGCTCCAGAACCTGGAAGCGCCGGACGACTTCGACGGCATGCTGCTGAATTTCCTGGCGCTGCCCGCGCAGTTGCTGCACTGA
- a CDS encoding flavin reductase family protein, translating into MNPPRQAQPPTFSPLEFRAALGMFATGVTIVTARSADGALIGLTANSFNSVSLAPPLVLWSLARAAASMAVFSAGSHYAINILAADQKTLAERFASRVADRWSGVGFDAGAGGAPLLHGAAATFECFNRSRYEEGDHVIFVGEVERCTHRHGASPLLFHGGRYYTEHPL; encoded by the coding sequence ATGAACCCGCCGCGCCAAGCCCAGCCGCCCACTTTTTCGCCCCTGGAATTCCGGGCGGCGCTGGGCATGTTCGCCACCGGCGTCACCATCGTGACGGCGCGCAGCGCCGATGGCGCGCTGATCGGCCTCACCGCCAATTCCTTCAACTCGGTTTCGCTGGCGCCGCCGCTGGTGCTGTGGAGCCTGGCGCGCGCCGCCGCCTCGATGGCCGTGTTCAGCGCCGGCTCGCACTACGCCATCAACATCCTCGCGGCCGACCAGAAGACGCTGGCCGAACGCTTCGCCTCGCGCGTCGCCGACCGTTGGAGCGGCGTGGGTTTCGATGCCGGCGCCGGCGGCGCACCGCTGCTGCATGGCGCGGCCGCCACCTTCGAGTGCTTCAACCGCAGCCGCTACGAGGAAGGCGACCACGTCATCTTCGTCGGCGAAGTGGAGCGCTGCACGCATCGCCATGGCGCGTCGCCGCTGCTGTTCCATGGCGGGCGCTACTACACCGAGCATCCGCTATGA
- a CDS encoding LysR family transcriptional regulator ArgP, with protein sequence MSTYDPAALECLAAIVEEGGFERAAQRLNITQSAVSQRLRALEAQVGTVLIVRSRPLKPTSAGNLLLKHTRQLRLLRADLELDLRELAPSTTGGAREEERIAIAVNADSIATWALPAMNGLARQGLPLEIITDDQDFTHEWLREGQVMGCVTTVKQALRGCKVVPLGAMRYVAIAEAAFAKEKYPQGLTPHNFREAPFIAFNRKDDMQSEFVGKACGLKRVALNQIFVPSSEGQVRAVLAGWGLSVVPELLVRGLLEEGRLVNVAPQAALPIQLYWHCWNLQSEVLDGLSAALTKAAEGALVSAERSRPAAR encoded by the coding sequence ATGAGCACCTACGACCCCGCCGCCCTGGAATGCCTCGCTGCCATCGTCGAAGAAGGCGGCTTCGAGCGCGCCGCGCAGCGGCTCAACATCACGCAGTCCGCGGTATCGCAGAGGTTGCGCGCGCTGGAGGCGCAGGTCGGCACGGTGCTGATCGTGCGCAGCCGGCCGCTGAAGCCCACGTCCGCCGGCAACCTGCTGTTGAAGCACACGCGCCAGCTGAGGCTGCTGCGGGCCGACCTGGAGCTCGATCTGCGCGAGCTGGCGCCCAGCACCACCGGCGGCGCCCGCGAGGAAGAGCGCATCGCCATCGCGGTCAACGCGGACAGCATCGCGACCTGGGCGCTGCCCGCCATGAACGGGCTGGCGCGGCAGGGGCTGCCGCTGGAGATCATCACCGACGACCAGGACTTCACGCACGAGTGGCTGCGCGAAGGCCAGGTGATGGGTTGCGTCACCACGGTGAAGCAGGCGCTGCGGGGCTGCAAGGTGGTGCCGCTGGGCGCGATGCGCTACGTGGCGATTGCGGAGGCGGCCTTCGCGAAGGAGAAATATCCGCAGGGGCTGACGCCGCACAACTTCCGCGAAGCGCCCTTCATTGCCTTCAACCGCAAGGACGACATGCAGTCGGAGTTCGTCGGCAAGGCCTGCGGCCTCAAGCGCGTGGCGCTGAACCAGATCTTCGTGCCCAGCTCCGAAGGCCAGGTGCGCGCGGTGCTGGCCGGCTGGGGGCTCAGCGTGGTGCCGGAACTGCTGGTGCGCGGACTGCTGGAGGAGGGCCGGCTGGTGAACGTCGCGCCGCAAGCGGCCCTGCCGATCCAGCTCTATTGGCACTGCTGGAACCTGCAGTCCGAAGTGCTGGACGGGCTCAGTGCGGCGTTGACGAAGGCGGCGGAAGGTGCGCTGGTCAGCGCGGAACGATCGCGCCCTGCGGCACGCTGA
- a CDS encoding M14 family murein peptide amidase A: protein MKNKWLWTLLAGCTLAAQASAPMPPVPPCDRFVGKLPNVTRPLCEGAALKDSGARSVQGMPLYLRDVGEPNAKLRVLVIGAMHGDEPSSAAVALHWIRLASQEGMELPQAVHWRFVPMVNPDGMLATPPRRTNAHGVDLNRNFPTPNWERDAALYWQKRTGKDPRRWPGPKPASEPETRFLHEQMQSFKPNLIVSIHAPYGLLDFDGPSVPPSRLGRLYLDQVGIFPGSLGNYGGVQKGVPVVTIELPNALRTPLDAEMRQMWLDLLRWMAARVPGEGPSAR from the coding sequence GTGAAGAACAAGTGGCTGTGGACCCTGCTCGCCGGCTGCACGCTGGCCGCCCAGGCCTCGGCGCCGATGCCACCTGTCCCGCCCTGCGACCGCTTCGTCGGCAAACTGCCCAATGTGACGCGGCCGCTGTGCGAAGGCGCGGCGCTGAAGGACAGCGGCGCCCGCTCGGTCCAGGGCATGCCGCTGTACCTGCGCGATGTCGGCGAACCCAACGCCAAGCTGCGGGTGCTGGTCATCGGCGCCATGCACGGCGACGAGCCGTCTTCGGCCGCGGTGGCGCTGCACTGGATCCGCCTGGCCTCGCAGGAAGGGATGGAGCTGCCGCAGGCCGTGCACTGGCGCTTCGTGCCCATGGTCAACCCGGACGGCATGCTGGCCACGCCGCCGCGGCGCACCAACGCCCATGGTGTGGACCTCAACCGCAACTTCCCCACGCCCAACTGGGAGCGCGATGCGGCGCTGTACTGGCAGAAGCGCACCGGCAAGGATCCGCGGCGCTGGCCCGGTCCCAAGCCGGCCTCCGAGCCGGAGACGCGCTTCCTGCACGAGCAGATGCAAAGCTTCAAGCCGAACCTGATCGTGTCCATCCACGCGCCCTACGGCCTGCTGGATTTCGACGGCCCCTCGGTGCCGCCTTCGCGCCTGGGCCGGCTGTACCTGGACCAGGTCGGCATCTTCCCGGGCTCGCTCGGCAATTACGGCGGTGTCCAGAAGGGTGTCCCGGTGGTGACCATCGAGCTGCCGAACGCCCTGCGCACCCCGCTGGACGCCGAAATGCGCCAGATGTGGCTGGACCTCCTGCGCTGGATGGCCGCCCGGGTTCCAGGGGAGGGGCCCTCTGCCCGCTGA
- a CDS encoding universal stress protein produces the protein MKILLAVDGSDYTRKMLEYVVANRSLFDASHSYTLFHAQPPLPPHARSALGTTAVQAYHEEEAQRVLQPALATLKAQDLEAQGSWKMGSAGDAIAAAAREGGYDMIIMGSHGHKSLAQLVMGSVSTQVLAQCGVPVLLIR, from the coding sequence ATGAAGATCCTGCTCGCCGTGGACGGCAGCGACTACACGCGCAAGATGCTGGAGTACGTGGTCGCCAACCGCTCGCTGTTCGACGCCAGCCACAGCTACACGCTGTTCCACGCGCAACCGCCCTTGCCGCCGCACGCGCGTTCCGCCCTGGGCACCACCGCGGTGCAGGCGTACCACGAGGAAGAGGCACAACGCGTGCTGCAGCCCGCCCTGGCCACGCTGAAAGCGCAGGACCTCGAGGCGCAGGGCAGCTGGAAGATGGGGTCGGCCGGCGACGCCATCGCCGCGGCCGCGCGTGAAGGCGGCTACGACATGATCATCATGGGCAGCCACGGCCACAAGTCACTGGCGCAACTGGTGATGGGGTCGGTGAGCACGCAGGTGCTCGCGCAATGCGGCGTGCCGGTTTTGTTGATCCGCTGA